From one Pecten maximus chromosome 8, xPecMax1.1, whole genome shotgun sequence genomic stretch:
- the LOC117333706 gene encoding uncharacterized protein LOC117333706 has protein sequence MNIETIITLVIYVACVGISEVRGHGRLLEPPGRASMWRFGYNSPPNYDDNQLFCGGFNRQWKINGGKCGVCGDPWDGARVHEAGGKYATGTIVRHYSEGQTISVNVQITASHKGYFEFRLCPHNNPSTRVSQACLDQHVLQQTDGSTRVYEAGHPTNYTIHLKLPAGVTCSQCLLQWKYNAGNSYGCDGSHCCVGCGEQEQFYGCADVSVGSTGSSSYSSGQMPSSVHHPVNVIPQGQTQPSGFHFQLQSSAQLQGQYIQNHQPISYVPKNTYHVISGNLFSGGSGSHQEPCKATPRYRAIYQYADQYCAVQCSRGNCPAEQYCTSACRSMTGGI, from the exons ATGAATATTGAGACTATAATAACGCTTGTCATATATGTGGCGTGCGTAGGGATATCTGAGGTTAGGGGTCATGGCCGACTATTGGAACCCCCGGGTAGGGCCAGCATGTGGAGGTTTGGCTACAACTCTCCCCCAAACTACGACGACAATCAACTTTTCTGTGGAGGATTTAAC CGTCAGTGGAAAATCAATGGCGGGAAATGTGGAGTTTGTGGTGATCCCTGGGACGGAGCTCGTGTTCATGAAGCTGGCGGGAAATACGCTACTGGAACTATTGTCCGCCATTACAGTGAGGGACAGACAATTAGTGTCAATGTTCAGATAACGGCGTCACACAAGGGCTACTTTGAGTTCCGTCTGTGTCCTCACAACAACCCCAGTACCCGTGTGTCCCAGGCGTGTCTGGACCAACACGTCCTACAACAGACTGACGGCAGCACTCGAGTGTACGAGGCTGGTCATCCCACCAACTACACGATCCACCTCAAACTTCCGGCAGGTGTCACGTGCTCACAATGTCTTCTTCAGTGGAAATATAATGCAG GGAACTCGTATGGCTGTGACGGAAGCCATTGCTGTGTCGGATGTGGAGAACAAGAACAGTTTTACGGCTGCGCTGACGTCAGTGTAGGATCTACTGGCAGTTCGTCATATTCATCCGGACAGATGCCCTCGTCTGTCCATCATCCGGTCAACGTTATACCTCAAGGACAAACACAACCTTCGGGATTTCATTTCCAGCTTCAGTCCTCTGCCCAACTACAGGGACAATACATACAGAACCATCAGCCCATTAGCTATGTTCCAAAGAACACCTATCACGTCATATCCGGCAACCTGTTTTCCGGTGGAAGCGGAAGTCATCAGGAGCCGTGTAAGGCTACCCCTCGATACCGAGCAATATATCAGTACGCCGACCAGTACTGTGCGGTACAGTGTAGTAGAGGCAACTGTCCAGCTGAACAGTATTGTACATCGGCTTGTAGGAGTATGACTGGTGGAATATAA